The window TCCATGAGCATTGCTTGTCACTTTTGTCGACAACTGTTTCAttttttgtatatacaaaagaatttttttgtttttaatgagagatgatcaatgaagaataAGAGATTGGTTGTTGGAGAGAGAGATGTTGAATTAGGTTTCGTTAGTTGGTGAAGAGTGAGATGTGGGATGTAGATGCTTGAGGTATGTGGGAtgtgtatatatacattttttcctAAGAAACTTTGTCTCCACATGTGAGAGACAACTTCCGTTTTTTACTTGACTGACGTACCTAATAATCTATCAGTTATTATTTATTGTCATTACGAGCTTAAACATTCAAGATTTTGGTACTAAAAGTAAAAGATATTCAAAATACTGCTTCATttgttgttttagttttatgaatttttaaataaactgAGATTTTGCTAATCTTACACAAATCTAAACATATCTTTTAAGTATATTTAACCtactcatttaaaaatatagggGAAATTTTACTTATACACTTTACATCATACCACTTTTCACTTATACCACCACTCAAaggacattttcataaataacaCATTCATTAATTGGTAAAAGACTAAACTAACCTTATCTTCACTTCAATCTATCGTCTCTTTCTTCTCCACCGTCGTGATCCTTCTTCTCTCTCCTTTCGGATTCACCGTCTCTCTCTCCGTCGGATCCACCGTCTCTCTCTCCGTCAGATCCGCCGTCTCTCTTTCCGAGATCCATCGTCTCTCTCCCTGTGGAGATCGTTCTTCTCTCTCCGTTGAGATATGTCGTCATCTCCGACGAGATCCATCGTCGTCTCCGTTGAGTTCCATCGTCACTCTCTCTCACGCATCTAGCGATAAGCAATTACGAGAATCACGATTCAAAACTTCAAAGATGTTGGCTCCTCTCCACGATTCACACTGGtatgtttttaatttgtgtaTTTGTTTTGTTCGATTCAAGTAATATTTTGGATTTGTTCTttctgttataaaaaaaaatcaacgaaGGTTGGTTTATAAAGGTCGATCTAAGAGAAAGAGTTTTGATAGTGAACATtgagttttcaaaaaattataaacctttataaatctGGGTTCAAGTAATTTTAGGATTTTCGTTCCTCTGTtattcaaaaaacaaataaggTTGATTTAGACTTGTCATTTGAATAGTTCTGGTTAGGAGAAATATTTTCGGATAGTGaacattgtattttaaaaaattataacctcATATAAATGTGGGTTTTAAGATATTGTTGATAGTACAACTCAATGCTTACAAGGTTTGGTTCTTGTTAGTTTGTGTTTGCCCTTGCGAGTCTTTTCCTTATATGCACTTATGTATCTATGAATAGGAGAGCTTTGTGTTTGGAGCCAGACAAAAACAAACAGTGCAACCTGGCCATCTGCTTGATGCGTATGGGTCGAATCCCAGAAGCTAAATCTCTGATTGATGCTGTGAGAGATTCTTCTGCAGAGATTGAGTTCGGAGATGAACCGTTCACGAAGTCTTACGACAGAGCCGTTGAGATGTTAGCAGAAGTGGAATCTAAAGATCCAGAAGATGGTCTTTCGGATAAGTTCTATGCGGGATGTTCATTTGCAAACGAAACAATGAAGGAAAACAAAGCTCCTCGGAATGCAAACAGGAACCACTCGCATGTTCCTCCTTCTCCAGCATCTGTTAGACAAACGTGAGAGAGGCTCTGTTGGTCCAAGGATGGATGAAACTGGCCCTTATCTTCCCACTGAGAAGGTTGATCAATTGCAAAGTTCTGATACAAGGGAAAGGAAGGTAGTCTTGCTGCAGCTTGGGTTCTAGCTAATCTATATTATCTTGCATGTTAGAAACCtcttataagggtttataaaactatttataagaacttataaatcatttataaggttttgtaaatatatttataaaagtttatgaaTCTgtatataagggtttataaaaatattataagagtTTAATAATCTTCATACCACAATTTATAAGAGTTaataaatctttttcaagagtttataaatctttacaaACATTTAGtagtaaaatattcataaagcaAGTGTCTATAATTCTAATATAAATGtttgtaaattattataataaataaaagattatttataatggtttataaaacaattaataagactttataaaatcagtctataaagttttttaaatatattattaaagtataattcatttataagagtttataaaatcagtttatAAGGCTTTATAaggattataaataattaataaatatttatgaataatttaTGAAGATttagaaatcatttataaacctttatcaaTAGTTCATATATATTTCTCATGTGGTGGAAAACAGCAAGATGAGGCAGCAGAGGTTCGTGGGGATATTGAGTTTGCTGTATATCGTTGCGTTCTTAGCTAAGAATAAGAGCGAGTGTCTCCAAGAAGAATGGGGAGTGTTGGAGAAGTCTCCGGAGGCGGCTTTAGATGTGGATCAGACGATCTTTGTGGCTGTTTTGTGGTGAATTATAGAATATTTCTGGATGTTGAATCGTTCTTGAGTGTAGATTTGCTCATGAATCATGATTGAACCTTACcgagtctatatatataatctttagttGATTGTAGATGATGTTAATGATGTACCTCTGTTTGCTAAGAAAATCTGAGAAAtgatataattgttttataaagaaaagGCAGAGAAACCATATCAAATTATATCATCATAATAAAATCCTTATAAGGCTttataaagataataaataatttataaatgtttataaatcatttatgaaaatttagaaatcatttataaacctttatcaatagtttatatatattcctataaatgatttataaacctttataaaatcacttataagaatataccaaatatttataaggttttataaaatcatttataaatatttaaaaaggtaatttcatttataaggtcttaaaaatcatttatatgaatatatagaaACTTTTTATAAGGgtctataaatcatttataagaatgtttaaaattatttataagggtttataaaatcatttatgaGGATTTGTAGAATTTCAAAAGGTAATTATGTTATGAAgtcttataaaattttatagagGCTTATAAATCTgtatataagagtttataaaaatattataagagtTAATGTTGCAATGTCACAGACGCTGGACTTGACGTTGTTCGGGATCCATTCCACAAAGTAGGATGAGTTCTTGTTCTGGATGTTCATCATCTGCTCATCAACCTCCTTAGTGCTCAGCTTTCCACGGAACACAGTGGATGCAGTTAAGTATCGTCCGTGACGAGGGTCAGCAGCGCACATCATGTTCTTCGCATCCCACATCTGCTGGGTCAGCTCAGGGACACTGAAGGCACTGTATTGCTGTGATCCTCTCGATGTCAACAGAACAAAACCCACCATGAAGAAGTGGAGCCTTGGGAAAGGGATCAGGTTCACAGCGAGCTTCCTATGGTCGGAGTTGAGTTGACCAGGGAAACAAAGACAGCATGTAACACCACTCATTGTAGCCAAGATGAGATGGTTCAGATCACCAACTAGCAAATCACACAAAACAAACAAGTCAAGACCCAAATGTTACATTAAGGTTAATATATACAGAGTCTTTTACTCACAGGAGGGGTCAGAAAGCTTGAGGGTATGGAAGCAGATGTCGTAGAGAGCCTCATTGTCGAGAACAATACACTCGTCAGCGTTTTCAACGAGCTGATGCACAGAGAGCGTTGCATTATATGGCTCAACAACAGTGTCAGAGACCTTAGGAGAAGGAAACAAGAGTTATttactaaaaattaaatttgttccaaatatttttttacacctttataaatataaatctagATTTCAAGATATTGTTAAAAGTACAACTCGacgatttataaatctttataaagAAGTATTTAAACAAGAGTTCAATTAATTTTAGGATTTGCTTCTTTCTGTTatccaaaaaaacaaataaggcTTAACTTGTTATTTGAATAGTTCTGgttaagattaagattttcgGATAGTGAACACTACATTTTTACAGAACTATAATTCCTTATAAATCTGAATTTTAGGATATTGTTAAAAGTACAACTGGactatttataagtttttataaaGAAGTTTTCAAACAAAAGTGGATCGCATATGTctataaaaaacatataaatgtgTGAACTTGGGAAGTCTTTGAGGAATGCTAGGCAAAATGAGTACAAGGAACtcaaaaatgatttataaacatttataaaagaaCTAAATGCAACAAAAGAAGTAACAAAGAACTCTGCATTAGAAGCATATGCTATTACTTCTTCAGCCTCACTCCTTCGTCTCTTTGTTTCCTCTAATTCTTGTTCATCCAATTCCTTGTAGCCACCACCACGACCTCCCCTATATGgagaaaataaatgaataagcACAGGTCTTTCAAGAGAACAGTGAACAACAGCCTATCAGGCTGAAACATAACGTTTCTTAATGCAAAACTAATTTGGCCAAAACATTTCAAGTGAGAAAGCACATTTTGATGCATTAGGAGCTTTGTCATACTGAACATATTACCAAAGAAAGCATTCGGTCAAATTTCAGAAGATAATATTGTTTCCCCTTTTCCAGTTATCTACGAGGCCATGTTTAAAGATGAATAAGCTGACACGAAGACTACCATTATCGaacaaaaatcttataaatgtaTCCTAAATTCACCGCAAAAGCATCTATAATACCAATCCTCAGCTCGAATACTGTTAAAGAACAATACAAATGAAAGTTGTCATTGACATTGAGTCATACCGCACACCACATTCATTCTGACCATGTTTATTGGTGTTGCAGACATTACATTTTAAACGCTTAGCCCAGTTGACATTGCCACACCTGATAATTAAAATGTTAGAGCAAAAGAAACGGATTGCTCCTGCTTTGAAAACCAAAGTATATGACTACTAAAGACTGGAACGGCGGAACCAAAGCATATATATACCCACAGCACAAGTACATAAAATGCATAATTACCCAATGAAAACATTCTATTAGCTAAACTAGTAGAAAAGTAGTATAAACTTctgtataacataaaatatacacaTATCGAGTTGCAGTTAGCCCTGAAACTACAAGATATTCACCAAATTAACAAACTTTTCCAAATTAACAAGGAATATCAATGGATAAACTGAAGCAAGAGACACATACTAAACTAAGAATTCATAAGCAACCCAAAGATAAAAGCATCTCACACTGAGACAACTACCAAACAAGCTTATATGTCTCATTTAGACTTACAAGTGGATAAAGGAGGGTTCTTTCAGCATtcttctgattactctaagccGAAACCAAAAACGATATCCAAAAGCTTTAGTGATTGCTTTTACGGAATTTTGGTATAGATTGTAAAACTAAGTTGAATCGAGAAAGTAAGAAGGAGATTGAAACAGTGGAGCTTCCATGGAATTCATAAACACAATCGAAAAAACTTGATGGTGGTTAGTCGTCTTCATTCATAAGCACTATGTTCTTGATCgataaatttataaagttttataaatttgaGATTTGAAAACTTTATGAGAAAGACTTCGTCTTCCTTCTCAGAAATTGATCGATTTTGAGAAATCAAAGATTAAACTACAGAAAGAGACGAAAATCACCATATATTATTATCCTCTCACCTTTGTTACGCATTCGTCATGTTTTGTTCGTTTGAGCTTGTAGTCTTCGCCAAATCTCGTCGGACGTCAGCGTCTTCAAATCTCGCCGGAGTCGTCGAATCTCGCCGGAGAAATCATCATAATCGTAGAATCTCCTCGGAGTCGTGAATCTCGTCATTCAATTTGGGAACTGTTTGAATCCTGGGAGAAAGAAAATAGGTGTATGTTTGATTAAATAAGGGTATAATGGTACTTtagccattaaaattttaatggtaaaattgaaaagtgtaaagttgaaaagtggtattaggaaagtggtattagtggcaattccccaataatctttataatttttgtaattgtggtgaattttcatataatttaaaatttcacagtattaattaaaatgatgatatttattgttattttatcaaCATGGttttattacttatttataaTAACTTGtaatttgtttagatatttattttttattagaaaaaatcaacatttatttaaataaaataatttattaaattagtttGGTCTATATTTGTTCTATGTGATTTGTATCTATTCTGCATAATATGCATTTCTGTTtgatttcatttattaatatgCATCATCCATTCGAAGCCATATATACTCTAATGTGGATAATTTTGTAAAGAAATCGAAGCTATACTATACTCCCACTCTTTTGGAGACAATCAAGTACTTATCACAAATACGCATGATCCAAGAACATGCAGCTAGCCACGTGGAATGGTGTTCGTTAGTTAACGAACGGTGAATCAATGTGACTCTTGACTTTAAAGATACGCGACGGCTCGCCTCTTCGAAAGCGCTAGCACCTCACACCGTCCACATGTCTGGCCGTGATTTCGTATTAATATAACTTTGATATCTTCTTCctttacatataaaatttaatagatCTTTGGTACTAAAAGACTAAAAGAGCACCGCCACTGTTATCCATTTGCTTCAACTTGAAAGATACTTCTAAAAAAAGATAGACggaatattttaataaaataagctTCAATTTGTTATAATGAGTGAgggaaagtaaatatataatgtttttatcaGTTCCTAACTTCCTACCAATATTAAATTCACACGATGAGGCACGACcgtgcagttttttttttccccaaattaaaatttcattcgTAATCAAATTACCGGTATTCATACACAAACTGGCGGCAAAACAAAATAGTCCCAAAACCAAAAGTTCATAAGAAGCAGCGGCTAAAATCCACACTGGGGCGACTAA of the Brassica rapa cultivar Chiifu-401-42 chromosome A03, CAAS_Brap_v3.01, whole genome shotgun sequence genome contains:
- the LOC117133056 gene encoding tubulin beta-4 chain-like, with the protein product LFPSPKVSDTVVEPYNATLSVHQLVENADECIVLDNEALYDICFHTLKLSDPSFGDLNHLILATMSGVTCCLCFPGQLNSDHRKLAVNLIPFPRLHFFMVGFVLLTSRGSQQYSAFSVPELTQQMWDAKNMMCAADPRHGRYLTASTVFRGKLSTKEVDEQMMNIQNKNSSYFVEWIPNNVKSSVCDIATLTLIIFL
- the LOC117133055 gene encoding protein POLLENLESS 3-like; this encodes MLAPLHDSHWRALCLEPDKNKQCNLAICLMRMGRIPEAKSLIDAVRDSSAEIEFGDEPFTKSYDRAVEMLAEVESKDPEDGLSDKFYAGCSFANETMKENKAPRNANRNHSHVPPSPASVRQT